In Oncorhynchus kisutch isolate 150728-3 unplaced genomic scaffold, Okis_V2 scaffold3072, whole genome shotgun sequence, the sequence AAATTGAAAATGGACAAAAGTCAGCACAGTTATATTTCTTATGTTGAGGAGTGGACGTACATTTTAAAACAGGAAAAATGTGACTAAATCCCATCACTCCTCATCAGCTGCATCATAGTGCTACTGAAGGTTCCAGTGTTCTAGACAAGAGCTCCTCCTACTGGCATCTCAACATTactgcagcctcctctcttcaAACATTGTCCTTATACATTTGGGCAGTAATATAATGCCACGGTGATATTCTGTTACactgaatgtgtcccaaatggcaccctatgtgccctggttaaaagtagtacactatttagggaatagggtgccatttggtacacaccCACTGTTGGCCATTGTGTTTAGTACTGGTACCTAATAATAATGTCCTCAATAATGTTGGGTCAATAACAACATAATAAACTAATGAAACACAACACTGACTAGTACTTGACCAAGTCACATTTAAGCACACAAACACTGATGTCTATAGTAGTATTAGCCACTATATATTCTGTTACAACTTAGGACATTCTGCTTATTCCAGACCAGACCCTGATACCTGGCAACAGAGAGTCAAGCGAGCAGGCATCCTGAGGAGATTACGTCGGTCATCAAATAGACCCCCAAATAGACCAACAAACTGGAAGAGCTCGAGACTCTCCTGTCAACAGGACCTGAATAACTGTAATATATGTTtctcagagtcgtggctgaacgaggaCATGGATATACATCTGGTTGATttgtctacactcttagaaaacaaatacgaatatgttccgggattcatccaataacATGGAGGAATTGACCACGTCTTTCACCACTTCATTAATAAGTTTATCGCCGACATTGTCACCACAGTGACCTACAGACgtaccaaccagaagccatggattacaggcaacatctgcacagaGCTAAAGGCTGGAGCTTCCACTTTCAAGGAACGGGACGCTAATCCGGGCGGAAGGTGCTATTTAGAATCTTAGAGGGTTATTTGGCTCTCCAcataggagaacactttgaagaaccctttatcTTTCCAGGTAGAACAttttttggattccatgtagaacactttccacagagggttctacatggaacacaaaaaggttctacctggaaccaaaaataattatatctagaaccaaaaagggtgctCCTTCTTTTTCAACCTCACCTGTGCAACTAGGGGCAACAAAACTCTAGTTCACCTATACTCTACACATGCATAAAaagccctccctttggcaaatcagaccatATCTTTATCCTCCTGCTTCCTgcctacaagcaaaaactcaaacaggacgtACCAGAGAcacgctcaatacagaagtggtccgaTCAAGTGGATGCTCAGCTACAGGACTCTTTCACCACTTCATTAATAAGTTTATCGCCGACATTGTCACCACAGTGACCTACAGACgtaccaaccagaagccatggattacaggcaacatctgcacagatctaaaggctagagcttccgctttcaaggaacGGGACGCTAATCCGGACGGTTAAAGAAGTTCTGCTACGACCTCCGATGAGCAATCAAACCGGAaacgcgtcaatacaggactaaggcTGAATCCTACTATGCTGGCTCTGAAGCGAGAAGCATGCGgctgggcttgcaaactatcatggattacaaagggaaatccagccgcgagctgcccagcgACACAAGTCCACCAGACGAACTACAGTAagttacttctatgctcgcttagTCTATTATCTAtcttgatgcctagtcactttacccctccctatggggcagcaggtagcctagcggttaagagcattgggccagtaaaggTTGCTGTTTTGACTTCCTGAACTTGCAAAAGCAGTAAATTCTGCAGTTCTGccctttgagcaaggcagttaacccacaacaacaactgctcccggGCAACGATTACGTTCATTTATACAGCCCCACGCACCTCTCAGATTCAGAGGGGTTGAATTAAAtgtagaagacacatttcagttgaatgcattcagttgtgcaactgactaggtatccccctttcccttgtatGTATGTACAGAAACACctcattacctcgtacccctgcacatcgactcggtactgtgAAACAGATGTTATTTTTACTCGTTATTGATATTCGTTATTCActctgtatttattccttgtgtcactatttcCCTCAAAACATTTATACAgtgtaggtattcagacccctggcacatccctacgatgaagcatggtggtggcagcataatgctgtggggatgtttttcagcagcagggactggtagactagtcaggatcgagggaaagatgaacggagcgaagtacagagagatccatgatgaaatcctgctccagagcatgcatcaccttccaacaagacaacgacactaagcacatagccaagacaacgcaggagtggctttgagacTAAGtctagacaagacaagacaagtctctgaatgtcctttagtggcccatCCAGAGGCAGGACATACctgatggaacatctctggagagacctgaaaatagctgtgcagcgacgctccccatccaacctgacagagcttgagaggatctgcagagaagaatgagagaaactccccaaattcaaGTTTGCTAAGCTTGTTgcatcatacacaagaagactcaaggctgttatTGCTGacaaggtgattcaacaaagtactgagtaaaaggtcttaatacttatggaaatgtgatataaaaaaaaaaactgtttttgcttttatcattatggggtattgtgtttagattgatgaggggaaacaattgaatccattttagtataaggctgtaatgtaacaaaatgtgggaaaagaataggggtctgaatactttctgaatgctctgtatttttatctttaactctgcattgttggaaaggacCCGTTTAGTCAGCATTTCAAtacaccatcactgtctcatgttaatactactcctaaacacaacccaccatcactgtgtctcatgttaaaactactcctaaacacaacccaccatcactgtgtctcatgttaatattactcctaaacacaacccaccatcactgtgtctcatgttaatactactcctaaacacaacccaccatcactgtgtctcatgttaatactactcctaaatacaacccaccatcactgtgtctcatgttaatactactcctaaacacaacccaccatcactgtgtctcttgttaatactactcctaaacacaacccaccatcactgtctcatgttcatactactcctaaacacaacccaccatcactgtgtctcatgttcatactactcctaaacacaacccaccatcactgtgtctcatgttaatactactcctaaacacaacccaccatcactgtgtctcatgttaatactactcctaaacacaacccaccatcactgtgtcttatgttaatactactcctaaagcTCTTATGAAGTATCCACTCAATCACTCTTACTCCTACTTTCACTCTAAACAAAAAAGTCTCCCCAACAATCTATTGCTCTCAGAGGCCTCAAAATAGCATGCACAAGTCTTATATTTGAAACCAACTCACCGAAGAcacgctgcccatgctgtcacaaaATACAGTGTTTTTCTGCACTTAAAATGCATGTAAAATATTAACCCAAAATTCATGAAACACCATCCAAATATCTTACACATAGATTCATATGCAAAGCATAATTCATACTCAAATGTTCTACATTATGTCTGTCGAGGTTAACAGGCAAACAAACTGTATGTTGGTCTACATTATGTATGTCCAGGctaacagacaaacagactgtaTGTAGGTCTACATTATGTATGTCTAGGCTAACAGACAAACAAACTGTATGTAGGTCTACATTATGTATGTCTAGGCTAACAGAGAAACAGACTGTATGTTGGTCTACATTATGTATGTCTAGgttaacagacaaacaacagcaGTATAAAACATTGTTATGCCCGACAGAAGCTTAAATTGTCATGCCTGGCAGAAGTTTGATGACTAGAAACAAGTAATAATGAAAAGATAGACATCATCAAGCGTACTTACAgcgtgaggagagagagtggaggtgaGCTTACTGTCCAAGCAGAGAATGAAACAGAATGGTGTGAGTTCTGTGGTTGACAGCAACTAGATGTACTGAGGGGCTGAAAGGTGCTGCAgagctggcttcctgtcctcatgATGCCTCTTCCTGGCAACCAACACACCAGTGAAGGGCTTTAAGAAATGTGTGAACATcttcaagaggagagagagggactttACAAGAAATGTCTGTCTGATATGTCATAGGCTACTTGTATTTCTTCATTGGTGGCTACAATATGGAGAGTGGATAGATGGGTCCCTCCTGAGAGGTTTGAGAAACACTAGTTCTGGTGGGGGTGCTGTTCATTCCCCAAACATGTTGGTAAAACTGTTTTTGGTTTTTATAACACCAGTATCCATAGCCTTTCTGAATAATGACATTACATTAATAATGACACTTCATCTGATTTGATAAAACTATATTTTATTATGAATGAATACAACTGATTGACATAATAAAACACTAAGTCATTTGTACACTCAGCTCCCCCACATGCTGAGAGGATACAGACAGATTGTCTTTTTACATTGATGCTCTCAAACAGTCATTCTGTGCTCCTCATATTGTCACTTTAGTCAACTTGAATTGAATTAGTCCACTGAACATCATGTACAGTATAAAATCACTGAACTGAAGATATGGGCCTTGATCCAATATCCACAGCAGCCCCCTTCTTGTTTCAGTTAAGGTGGTCTGGTGTGGATGTTAGAACACCGCATGGACACTGAGGGCGTTCCAGGCTGACTATATTGCAGTCAAGCTGTGCGCAGcaaccaatggttgtgtgccacATCATTGATTGTGCAGTCAGGAAATGCAGGTTAACTGATATCTTAAACACAAACACCTATCCAGGCATTGTGAGATCTGGCAGGCGACTGTAATATAGTCTGCCTGGAACAGGCCCTATATTCATCTGCAATTGAATTCCAAATCAGCTCAGGCTGAGGGAGCGGGGAAAGGAAATCAGAGGAGCACTCCTCTTCACTTTGATTGACACTTCACAcactcatactgtatgtccagtGTTCTGTCTGTGCTGTGCTACAGAGGACTACAAAAGTGGTGGCACCCCCCAACACCCCCATTCCTGTTCCCTTTTAAGGTAGGTACACTGTCCCTATTCCTCTACCTCAATCTTCATATTCATTATTctgttcttcctcttcctcctcttcttcttccctcTGTTACATCCGGACGGTGCGTGGTGTTCAGGGTGGTCAGTGGGTCAGGGTGGTCAGGGTAGTCTGGGTGGTCTGGATGGTCAGGGTGGTCAGGGTAGTCAGGGTAGTCTGGGTGGTCAGGGTGGTCAGGGTTGCCATGGTTTCCTGTCTCTTCCTTTATGGTCAGGCTTGTGTTTGCTGCGACATTTGTCACCATACAGGCAGCCAGTGGTCCTCCAGAAGAAACACTCATCACCATTAATGGGAGCCATCCTCCTGGGcctgggagagagacacacaaacagtaTGAATACACAAACACCTGCACGCAAGTGCTCCCATCCCCACCTTCTGTCAGTTATCTGTAATTTTGTACAATTCATGGCCCATAGATTAGTAGCAATTTTGAATACAACATTATAAATGCTTATATTTGTttataatatatagttgatgtTTTGACAGATAGTCGGATGTCCTTACCCTGTGGCGGCGTACTGGGAGGCTGAGGAGGTGTTGAGGTCTCGGTTGGAGGTTGGTCCTCTGAGGAGAGGACCTAGCGGTCTGGGTACCAAATCACCAGTCTGGTGCTCTCCAGCTCCACCACCTGGACAGTAGGACAAACCGCATCCACTGTCAAAATACAAACAACAGCATCCACTGTCAAAATACATGGAACCAATAGCCTAGTCCCCATagtacaatggaaccaatagCCTAGTCCCAATAGTACAAAGGAACCAATAGCATATTCCCAAAAGTACAAAGGAACCAATAGCATATTCCCAAAAGTACAAACTCCTAAAGATTAAGCTAAATAATTGAAAGCACATCTCACATAGTAAAATGCATTTGACAGCATTATGTTTCATCCCACCACTCACCTGGAGCCTCTCCAAGGCGAAAGCAGCCATGTTGGTATTCTTGATGTTGACAAAGGCACATCATCTCTCATGTAGAACTCTGATACTCTCTATCTCACCACACATAACCACAACTAGGGAGAGATTAAACATTGAGAGTATTATAGTTctacattctatttctatgttattTACTGTAGATGAGGGGATATAAAATTAGATAAAATTAGAACTCTGATACTCTCTGcctacacctacagtacagaatgtATAATTAGAATGTAGAAATCTGATACTCTCTGcctacacctacagtacagaatgtATAATTAGAATGTAGAACTCTGATACGATCTTCCCTCACCTACAGTACAGCACATAGAATTATAATGTAGAACTGTGATGCTctctatgttctgtactgtaggtgagggGAGATAGAATTATAATGTAGAACTGTGATGCTctctatgttctgtactgtaggtgagggGTGATAGAATTAGAATGTGGAACT encodes:
- the LOC116371291 gene encoding uncharacterized protein LOC116371291 isoform X1, which produces MRDDVPLSTSRIPTWLLSPWRGSSGCGLSYCPGGGAGEHQTGDLVPRPLGPLLRGPTSNRDLNTSSASQYAATGPRRMAPINGDECFFWRTTGCLYGDKCRSKHKPDHKGRDRKPWQP
- the LOC116371291 gene encoding zinc finger CCCH domain-containing protein 63-like isoform X2, whose translation is MMCLCQHQEYQHGCFRLGEAPGGGAGEHQTGDLVPRPLGPLLRGPTSNRDLNTSSASQYAATGPRRMAPINGDECFFWRTTGCLYGDKCRSKHKPDHKGRDRKPWQP